In a genomic window of Saccharothrix sp. HUAS TT1:
- a CDS encoding cytochrome P450: protein MTEASVLSSDEDLPDVLPYDPWDPSFHDDPYAVFDRIRETHGPVVKTKIGLALLGFDEVSEALRHPHLGRGNGSGATEGMMPTDEGPQRAFMFMDPPDHTRIRSLVSKSLTPRLVERVRPKATEYVAGLIAEAQRKGGVVDLAPTIFRPLGAFGMNTLMGVPEEYLAESIEMATDGGRGLDPEYTLPQESVDARNRLRDWMGKLSKDLMHLRREQPAEDLMTEMVQAEEQGDRLTGIEVITTAMNIMLPGFSAPQAMMGLATHALLSRPDQLAWFRANPDKVADAVEELIRFDTAVQIVNRTALRPVEIAGHQLAEGQEVYMLLGAANRDPRAFADPNELDLSRPVKRNVGFGHGIHFCVAAPVARLLTQVALSELVKYELTPTTDAPPSNGALAIRSYTELPVVFGERRFG, encoded by the coding sequence ATGACCGAGGCGTCCGTCCTCTCCAGCGACGAAGACCTGCCCGACGTCCTGCCGTACGACCCGTGGGACCCGAGCTTCCACGACGACCCCTACGCGGTGTTCGACCGGATCCGCGAGACGCACGGGCCGGTGGTGAAGACCAAGATCGGATTGGCGCTGCTCGGCTTCGACGAGGTGTCGGAGGCGCTGCGCCACCCCCACCTGGGCCGCGGCAACGGTTCCGGGGCCACCGAGGGCATGATGCCCACCGACGAGGGCCCGCAGCGGGCGTTCATGTTCATGGACCCGCCGGACCACACCCGGATCCGCAGCCTGGTGTCCAAGTCGCTCACGCCCCGGCTGGTCGAGCGCGTCCGGCCGAAGGCGACCGAGTACGTGGCCGGCCTGATCGCCGAGGCGCAGCGCAAGGGCGGCGTGGTCGACCTCGCGCCGACGATCTTCCGGCCGCTCGGCGCGTTCGGGATGAACACCCTGATGGGCGTGCCCGAGGAGTACCTGGCCGAGTCGATCGAGATGGCCACCGACGGCGGTCGCGGCCTCGACCCCGAGTACACCCTGCCGCAGGAGTCGGTCGACGCCCGCAACCGGCTGCGCGACTGGATGGGCAAGCTCAGCAAGGACCTGATGCACCTGCGCCGGGAGCAGCCGGCCGAGGACCTGATGACCGAGATGGTCCAGGCGGAGGAGCAGGGCGACCGGCTGACCGGCATCGAGGTGATCACCACCGCGATGAACATCATGCTGCCCGGGTTCAGCGCGCCGCAGGCGATGATGGGCCTGGCCACGCACGCGCTGCTGAGCAGGCCGGACCAGCTCGCGTGGTTCCGGGCCAACCCGGACAAGGTCGCCGACGCGGTCGAGGAGCTGATCCGGTTCGACACCGCCGTGCAGATCGTCAACCGGACCGCGCTGCGGCCGGTCGAGATCGCGGGCCACCAGCTGGCCGAGGGCCAGGAGGTCTACATGCTCCTCGGCGCGGCCAACCGCGACCCGCGGGCGTTCGCCGACCCGAACGAGCTCGACCTGTCCCGGCCGGTCAAGCGCAACGTCGGCTTCGGCCACGGCATCCACTTCTGCGTCGCCGCGCCGGTCGCCCGCCTGCTCACCCAGGTGGCGCTCTCCGAGTTGGTGAAGTACGAGCTGACCCCGACCACCGACGCGCCTCCCTCGAATGGCGCACTGGCGATCCGCAGTTACACGGAACTCCCGGTCGTGTTCGGTGAGCGGCGCTTCGGCTGA
- a CDS encoding nuclear transport factor 2 family protein, protein MSVDVDGLVKKYIEAWNTTDLDTRRSLLGEVFTETGRYTDPQADVTGVENLVTHLTAERAAFGDLMFDLVKVVSVHHETLLFTWRLGVPGGDPVATGYDAVIVAEGKFQQVYGYFD, encoded by the coding sequence ATGAGCGTTGACGTCGACGGACTGGTGAAGAAGTACATCGAGGCGTGGAACACCACCGACCTCGACACCCGGCGGTCGCTGCTGGGCGAGGTGTTCACCGAGACCGGTCGCTACACCGACCCGCAGGCCGACGTGACGGGCGTCGAGAACCTGGTCACCCACCTGACCGCTGAGCGCGCGGCGTTCGGCGACCTGATGTTCGACCTGGTCAAGGTGGTCAGCGTGCACCACGAAACGCTGCTGTTCACGTGGCGGCTCGGCGTGCCCGGCGGCGACCCGGTCGCCACCGGCTACGACGCCGTGATCGTCGCCGAGGGCAAGTTCCAGCAGGTCTACGGGTACTTCGACTGA
- a CDS encoding cytochrome P450 translates to MSAVDVGTAALPEVLDGFDLTDHTRFADGVPHEVFARLRREAPVLRHPPGTSADGDPFWVLTRHADIVAAASDPVFSTQGGPGRAGGGSHLEDLPAGVLAGVLIGMMDDPRHARMKDVLAPAMAGPAAARYAERFADLADALVGGAVRAGRVDFMTDVSELYAVRAIATVLGVPEADWPLLERWGADVLGFVNRRTGVVDDFSRATFQEMQRYFTDFVPARRDDRAVDLGSALARGELAEGGPMTDREREANLALMFITGLEQPRNTFAGAVLTFAEHPEQWRLLREDRSLLPTAIEEVLRWNPPNPYNRRTATRDVELHDQVIRAGEKVTFWWPSANRDEAAFADPATVDITRNPNPHLSFGAGRHACLGAEVARRQIGIALEALLDRVEEIRLTGPVVHAPNNKHTVILRMPVELVPANASEPSTRK, encoded by the coding sequence ATGTCCGCGGTAGACGTCGGCACGGCAGCGTTGCCCGAAGTGCTCGACGGGTTCGACCTCACCGACCACACCAGGTTCGCCGACGGCGTGCCGCACGAGGTGTTCGCCCGGCTCCGCCGGGAGGCGCCGGTGCTCCGGCACCCGCCGGGCACCTCCGCGGACGGCGACCCGTTCTGGGTGCTCACCCGGCACGCCGACATCGTGGCGGCGGCGTCGGACCCGGTGTTCTCCACCCAGGGCGGGCCGGGTCGGGCCGGTGGCGGCTCGCACCTCGAAGACCTGCCCGCCGGGGTGCTCGCCGGCGTGCTGATCGGCATGATGGACGACCCGCGGCACGCGCGGATGAAGGACGTGCTCGCGCCGGCGATGGCCGGGCCCGCCGCCGCCCGCTACGCCGAGCGGTTCGCGGACCTCGCCGACGCGCTGGTCGGCGGCGCCGTGCGCGCGGGCCGGGTCGACTTCATGACCGACGTCAGCGAGCTGTACGCGGTCCGCGCGATCGCGACCGTGCTGGGCGTGCCCGAGGCCGACTGGCCGCTGCTGGAGCGGTGGGGCGCCGACGTGCTCGGCTTCGTCAACCGGCGCACCGGTGTGGTGGACGACTTCTCCCGCGCCACCTTCCAGGAGATGCAGCGGTACTTCACCGACTTCGTCCCCGCGCGCCGCGACGACCGGGCCGTCGACCTGGGCTCGGCCCTGGCCCGCGGCGAGCTGGCCGAGGGCGGGCCGATGACGGACCGGGAGCGCGAGGCGAACCTCGCCCTGATGTTCATCACCGGGCTGGAGCAGCCGCGCAACACGTTCGCGGGCGCCGTGCTCACCTTCGCCGAGCACCCCGAGCAGTGGCGCCTGCTGCGCGAGGACCGCTCGCTGCTGCCCACCGCGATCGAGGAGGTGCTGCGCTGGAACCCGCCGAACCCCTACAACCGGCGCACCGCCACCCGTGACGTCGAGCTGCACGACCAGGTGATCCGGGCAGGGGAGAAGGTGACCTTCTGGTGGCCGTCGGCCAACCGGGACGAGGCCGCGTTCGCCGACCCCGCCACCGTGGACATCACCAGGAACCCCAACCCCCACCTGTCCTTCGGCGCGGGGCGGCACGCCTGCCTCGGCGCCGAGGTCGCGCGTCGGCAGATCGGGATCGCACTGGAAGCGCTGCTGGACCGGGTCGAGGAGATCAGGCTGACCGGCCCGGTCGTCCACGCGCCCAACAACAAGCACACCGTGATCCTCCGGATGCCGGTCGAACTGGTTCCCGCGAACGCGTCCGAGCCGTCCACCAGGAAGTAG
- a CDS encoding acyl-CoA dehydrogenase family protein has product MADGVLPTFFDSVDTGVLDWAALRAFPEPDRSADALVEEVGAHVAAVVDPGEVDRTGALPDGLVDGFRERGWLLLANDKELGGLGLSYQGAFRVIERAARWSVPVGQVLGVQNGVGAAALLRALPEGPLADFVRARLADGALSGFADTEPAGQNNSRPGLTATPTPDGRGYLLRGQKLFIGNGPVADLLGASVLVVDGDERRVGICYFDTASPGFRVRSRLEFMGSRGLPNGWLEFDDVHVPAEHVWVEGEGVGMPGSVAMVALVGRLLFTGAPALAIARSCLEWSREFVARRRVDGRELVAHDHVRRMLAATAADAFAIDSAIRWSLASDGLTDRWWERFVAKNLCVRAGWRAVDRTVSLLGGEGFETAASKARRGATPSPVERALRDARGLRVAGNIDFRLDEQVARLALGRRYDRGEPAPKPAATALDADLSALNRAHLAEAAAQLAQLHETTERLVADHPDRADLFARQHTVTALGAIAGELFGLVAVLSRVDGERDAAAQRLAEVHGDAARERLAGWWRQLAERDEPDFAAVGADVLAGTAAELLDRI; this is encoded by the coding sequence ATGGCTGACGGCGTGCTGCCGACGTTCTTCGACAGCGTCGACACCGGTGTGCTGGACTGGGCCGCGCTGCGCGCGTTCCCGGAACCGGACCGCTCGGCCGACGCGCTGGTGGAGGAGGTCGGCGCGCACGTCGCCGCCGTCGTCGACCCGGGCGAGGTCGACCGGACCGGCGCGCTGCCGGACGGCCTGGTCGACGGGTTCCGCGAGCGGGGCTGGCTGCTGCTGGCCAACGACAAGGAGCTCGGCGGGCTCGGCCTGTCCTACCAGGGCGCGTTCCGGGTGATCGAGCGGGCGGCGCGCTGGTCGGTCCCGGTCGGCCAGGTGCTGGGCGTGCAGAACGGCGTCGGCGCGGCGGCCCTGCTGCGGGCGCTGCCCGAGGGCCCGCTGGCGGACTTCGTGCGCGCCAGGCTGGCGGACGGCGCGCTGTCCGGGTTCGCCGACACCGAGCCCGCCGGGCAGAACAACAGCCGGCCCGGCCTCACCGCCACCCCGACGCCGGACGGCCGCGGCTACCTGCTGCGCGGGCAGAAGCTGTTCATCGGCAACGGTCCGGTCGCCGACCTGCTCGGCGCGTCGGTGCTGGTGGTCGACGGCGACGAGCGCCGGGTGGGCATCTGCTACTTCGACACCGCCTCGCCGGGGTTCCGGGTCCGGTCGCGGTTGGAGTTCATGGGCAGCAGGGGCCTGCCGAACGGGTGGCTGGAGTTCGACGACGTCCACGTGCCCGCCGAGCACGTCTGGGTCGAGGGCGAGGGCGTCGGGATGCCCGGCTCGGTCGCCATGGTCGCGCTGGTCGGCAGGCTGCTGTTCACCGGGGCGCCCGCGCTCGCCATCGCCCGCTCCTGCCTGGAGTGGTCGCGCGAGTTCGTCGCCCGGCGACGGGTGGACGGCCGCGAGCTGGTCGCGCACGACCACGTCCGGCGGATGCTCGCCGCCACCGCGGCCGACGCGTTCGCGATCGACTCGGCGATCCGGTGGAGCCTGGCCTCCGACGGCCTCACCGACCGCTGGTGGGAGCGGTTCGTCGCCAAGAACCTGTGCGTGCGGGCCGGTTGGCGGGCGGTGGACCGCACGGTGTCGCTGCTCGGCGGCGAGGGCTTCGAGACCGCGGCCAGCAAGGCCAGGCGCGGCGCGACGCCGTCGCCGGTGGAGCGCGCGCTCCGGGACGCCCGCGGCCTGCGGGTGGCGGGCAACATCGACTTCCGGCTGGACGAGCAGGTCGCCAGGCTGGCCCTCGGCCGCCGCTACGACCGGGGCGAACCCGCGCCGAAGCCCGCCGCGACCGCGCTCGACGCCGACCTGTCCGCCCTCAACCGGGCGCACCTGGCCGAGGCCGCGGCGCAACTGGCCCAACTCCACGAGACCACCGAACGCCTGGTCGCGGACCACCCGGACCGCGCCGACCTGTTCGCCCGCCAGCACACCGTCACCGCGCTCGGCGCGATCGCCGGCGAGCTGTTCGGCCTCGTCGCCGTCCTGTCCAGGGTGGACGGTGAGCGGGACGCCGCCGCGCAGCGGCTGGCCGAGGTGCACGGCGACGCGGCCCGCGAGCGGCTGGCGGGGTGGTGGCGGCAGCTGGCGGAGCGGGACGAACCCGACTTCGCGGCGGTCGGCGCGGACGTGCTCGCGGGCACGGCGGCCGAACTCTTAGACCGGATCTGA
- a CDS encoding 3-hydroxybutyryl-CoA dehydrogenase — translation MTGAAPGATGVRRVGVVGCGQMGAGFAEICARRGLDVLVAASSQESADRGRERLGRSLDRLVRKEKISEAERVDVLGRVAFTTDLKDLRDREFVLEAIAESLPEKVEVFATLDAVVEDPDAVLASNTSSLPIMKLGRATADPSRVIGVHLFNPVQVMPLVEVVASLRTSAATTARTTAFLVDGLGKQVVHAKDQAGFVVNSLFVPFLLAAVRMVEVGVAGAEDVDRGMTQGCGHPMGPLALVDLIGLDTIAAVGHAMYEETKEPLHAPPALLLRMIEGGFLGRKSGRGFYEYAS, via the coding sequence GTGACCGGGGCCGCCCCGGGGGCGACCGGCGTGCGGCGGGTCGGCGTGGTCGGCTGCGGGCAGATGGGCGCGGGCTTCGCCGAGATCTGCGCGCGCCGCGGCCTGGACGTCCTGGTGGCCGCGTCGAGCCAGGAGTCGGCCGACCGCGGCCGGGAGCGGCTCGGCCGGTCGCTGGACCGGTTGGTGCGCAAGGAGAAGATCTCCGAGGCCGAGCGGGTCGACGTGCTCGGCCGGGTCGCGTTCACCACCGACCTCAAGGACCTGCGCGACCGCGAGTTCGTGCTGGAGGCGATCGCCGAGAGCCTGCCGGAGAAGGTCGAGGTGTTCGCCACGCTGGACGCGGTGGTGGAGGACCCCGATGCGGTGCTCGCGTCGAACACGTCGTCCCTCCCGATCATGAAGCTCGGCCGCGCCACCGCCGACCCGTCCCGGGTGATCGGGGTGCACCTGTTCAACCCGGTCCAGGTGATGCCGCTGGTCGAGGTGGTCGCCTCGCTGCGCACGTCGGCCGCCACCACCGCCCGGACCACCGCGTTCCTGGTGGACGGGCTCGGCAAGCAGGTGGTGCACGCCAAGGACCAGGCCGGGTTCGTGGTGAACTCGCTGTTCGTGCCGTTCCTGCTGGCCGCCGTGCGGATGGTCGAGGTCGGTGTGGCCGGTGCGGAGGACGTCGACCGGGGCATGACGCAGGGCTGCGGCCACCCGATGGGTCCACTCGCGCTGGTCGACCTGATCGGCCTGGACACGATCGCCGCTGTCGGCCACGCCATGTACGAGGAGACGAAAGAGCCGCTGCACGCGCCACCCGCCCTGCTCCTGCGGATGATCGAGGGCGGTTTCCTCGGTCGCAAGAGCGGGCGCGGCTTCTACGAGTACGCGAGCTGA
- a CDS encoding pyridoxal phosphate-dependent aminotransferase, producing MTGPAIAPNLALDQLVNRRRAQGESIVHLGFGESRLPVFPPLAEHLARGARRISYGPVAGDQASRDAVAGYFDRRDLPTDAEQVVLAPGSKPLLWAVQLAVPGDVLLPCPAWNTYAPQARLAGKTVIEVPIHPDYGGVPDPDVLREAVHTARRAGHDPRILILTLPDNPTGTLAPPELVAALAEVAREEDLHILSDEIYRDLVHDPASVVLSPAAVAPERTTITTGLSKNLALGGWRVGAVRFPPSPEGDLIRAKVTSIASEVWSSLAAPMQDVAAYAFAEPPELVARLQRSARLHGRVAYAVYESLIAAGASCRRPTAGFYLYPDFEPVRESLALRGITDAKSLQQHLMDEFGIAVLSGDLLGDDPAALRFRIATSQLYGDTPDQQQEALDAGDPLAVRHVSGVLARIEESFAKLCR from the coding sequence GTGACCGGCCCCGCCATCGCGCCCAACCTGGCGCTGGACCAGCTCGTCAACCGCCGCCGCGCCCAGGGCGAGTCGATCGTCCACCTCGGCTTCGGCGAGTCCCGCCTGCCGGTGTTCCCGCCGCTGGCCGAGCACCTGGCCCGCGGCGCCCGCCGCATCTCCTACGGCCCGGTCGCGGGCGACCAGGCGAGCCGGGACGCGGTCGCCGGGTACTTCGACCGGCGCGACCTGCCCACCGACGCCGAGCAGGTGGTGCTGGCGCCGGGCAGCAAGCCGCTGCTGTGGGCGGTCCAGCTCGCGGTGCCCGGCGACGTGCTGCTGCCGTGCCCGGCGTGGAACACCTACGCGCCGCAGGCCAGGCTGGCGGGCAAGACCGTGATCGAGGTGCCGATCCACCCCGACTACGGCGGCGTCCCCGACCCGGACGTGCTGCGCGAGGCCGTGCACACCGCCCGGCGCGCGGGCCACGACCCGCGCATCCTCATCCTGACCCTGCCGGACAACCCCACCGGCACCCTCGCCCCGCCCGAGCTGGTCGCCGCGCTCGCCGAGGTGGCCAGGGAGGAAGACCTCCACATCCTCTCCGACGAGATCTACCGCGACCTGGTCCACGACCCGGCCTCGGTGGTGCTCAGCCCCGCGGCGGTGGCGCCCGAGCGGACCACCATCACCACCGGGCTGAGCAAGAACCTCGCGCTCGGCGGGTGGCGCGTCGGCGCGGTGCGGTTCCCCCCGAGCCCCGAGGGCGACCTGATCCGCGCGAAGGTCACGTCGATCGCCAGCGAGGTCTGGTCGTCGCTGGCCGCGCCCATGCAGGACGTCGCCGCGTACGCGTTCGCCGAGCCGCCGGAGCTGGTGGCGCGGTTGCAGCGCAGCGCCCGGCTGCACGGCCGCGTCGCCTACGCCGTGTACGAGAGCCTGATCGCCGCGGGCGCGAGCTGCCGCCGTCCCACGGCGGGTTTCTACCTCTACCCGGACTTCGAGCCGGTGCGCGAGTCGTTGGCGCTGCGCGGCATCACCGACGCCAAGTCGCTCCAGCAGCACCTGATGGACGAGTTCGGCATCGCGGTGCTGTCCGGCGACCTGCTCGGCGACGACCCGGCGGCGCTGCGGTTCCGCATCGCCACCAGCCAGCTCTACGGCGACACCCCCGACCAGCAGCAGGAGGCGCTGGACGCCGGCGACCCGCTGGCCGTCCGGCACGTCTCGGGGGTCCTCGCCCGCATCGAGGAGAGTTTCGCGAAGTTGTGCCGCTGA
- a CDS encoding 3-oxoacyl-ACP synthase III family protein encodes MAIGILGTGSYVPERVVTNEEVHRLVPDAPPEWIVRKTAIETRRWAAADEATSDLAAHAARRALDHAGIPVERIDHVIVSTSTGDYPQPPTATLVQHLIGAQGAACLDINAVCAGFVYGLELARALVTAKPGSHALVIGADVYSRILDFGDRRTSVLLGDGAGAAVVGEVADGRGFLDVELSSFGEAQDLIKVEAGGSRHPTTVRTVTDGGHFFTMQGRGVRDFVMDNVPPALEKQLARTGVTADDVDCFVPHQANGVLLHDLVERCGLGSAHTHRVVEKYGNVGSASVPVALDDAVKSGRIADGDLVLLAAFGGGMSVGTGLIRWSS; translated from the coding sequence GTGGCCATCGGCATCCTGGGCACCGGGTCCTACGTGCCCGAGCGGGTCGTCACCAACGAGGAGGTCCACCGGCTGGTGCCGGACGCGCCGCCGGAGTGGATCGTCCGCAAGACCGCGATCGAGACCCGCCGCTGGGCCGCCGCCGACGAGGCGACGTCCGACCTGGCCGCGCACGCCGCGCGCCGGGCCCTCGACCACGCGGGCATCCCGGTCGAGCGGATCGACCACGTGATCGTCTCCACCTCCACCGGCGACTACCCGCAGCCGCCGACCGCGACCCTCGTGCAGCACCTCATCGGCGCGCAGGGCGCGGCCTGCCTGGACATCAACGCGGTCTGCGCCGGGTTCGTCTACGGCCTCGAACTGGCCCGCGCGCTGGTCACCGCCAAGCCCGGCTCGCACGCGCTGGTGATCGGCGCCGACGTGTACTCGCGCATCCTCGACTTCGGCGACCGGCGCACGTCGGTGCTGCTCGGCGACGGCGCGGGCGCCGCGGTGGTCGGCGAGGTGGCGGACGGGCGCGGCTTCCTGGACGTCGAGCTGAGCAGCTTCGGCGAGGCCCAGGACCTGATCAAGGTCGAGGCGGGCGGCAGCCGGCACCCGACCACGGTGCGGACCGTCACCGACGGCGGGCACTTCTTCACCATGCAGGGGCGCGGCGTGCGGGACTTCGTGATGGACAACGTGCCTCCCGCGCTGGAGAAGCAGCTCGCCCGCACCGGCGTGACGGCCGACGACGTGGACTGCTTCGTGCCGCACCAGGCCAACGGCGTGCTGCTGCACGACCTGGTCGAGCGCTGCGGCCTCGGCAGCGCGCACACCCACCGCGTGGTCGAGAAGTACGGCAACGTCGGCAGCGCCTCGGTGCCGGTGGCGCTGGACGACGCGGTCAAGTCGGGCCGGATCGCCGACGGCGACCTGGTGCTGCTGGCCGCGTTCGGCGGCGGCATGTCGGTCGGCACCGGCCTGATCCGGTGGTCGTCGTGA
- a CDS encoding D-alanine--poly(phosphoribitol) ligase, translating to MTSTPQGSAFPQYPKEFFHEFLLAAAATSPDRPAVVEAAGADELRTVTYRQLERQVFAYAVELGELGLEMGDRVVVESDTSASAIALVIACSSLGLTFVPVSPQAPAKRLEAIIEAAEPALHLQAVGGGREDVPEHVGAGVFGPDLLELHRKPTPRPRSRREAVSTDPAYIIFTSGTTGRPKGVVMSHRGVTSFYRGMLYHGIVDSDARVATTSPLQFDFSLLDIGLALGSGATVVPVPRDRLYWPRRFLRFLRDAGVTQVDGAPSIWRPVLRHEPELLAELDIKGVLYSGEEFPLPELRQLQSLLPGARIVNCYGSTESMAASFTDVPRPLPEDAGMTSIGFAHPGAEMILIDEDGRPVREPGGVGEIYLRSSALFLGYWGDPEATSRALVPDPLNPRSGQLAFRTGDLARRGAHGELYFGGRIDSQVKIQGNRVELGEVERKLLDHPGVAAAAVLLLDGPGDEPVLSAFITMDSESRAFDKVQLRAHCAEELPEYMIPQEIHVLEQLPVTTNGKVDRKGLAARFAATEGSTA from the coding sequence ATGACCTCGACTCCGCAGGGCTCCGCCTTCCCGCAATACCCGAAAGAATTCTTCCACGAGTTCCTGCTGGCGGCGGCGGCCACTTCGCCGGACCGGCCGGCGGTGGTGGAAGCGGCGGGGGCCGACGAACTGCGCACGGTCACGTACCGCCAGCTGGAGCGGCAGGTGTTCGCCTACGCCGTCGAACTCGGCGAGCTGGGCCTGGAGATGGGCGACCGGGTGGTGGTCGAGTCCGACACCTCGGCGTCGGCCATCGCGCTGGTGATCGCCTGCTCGTCGCTCGGCCTGACGTTCGTGCCGGTCAGCCCGCAGGCGCCGGCCAAGCGCCTGGAAGCGATCATCGAGGCCGCCGAGCCCGCGCTGCACCTGCAGGCCGTCGGCGGTGGCCGCGAGGACGTGCCGGAGCACGTCGGCGCCGGCGTGTTCGGCCCGGACCTGCTCGAACTGCACCGCAAGCCGACGCCGCGGCCGAGGTCCCGCCGCGAGGCGGTGAGCACCGACCCGGCCTACATCATCTTCACGTCCGGCACCACGGGCAGGCCGAAGGGCGTGGTGATGAGCCACCGCGGCGTCACGTCGTTCTACCGCGGCATGCTCTACCACGGCATCGTCGACTCCGACGCGCGCGTGGCCACCACCTCGCCGCTGCAGTTCGACTTCTCGCTGCTGGACATCGGCCTGGCCCTGGGCAGCGGCGCGACGGTCGTGCCGGTGCCGCGCGACCGGCTGTACTGGCCGCGCCGGTTCCTCCGCTTCCTCCGCGACGCGGGCGTCACCCAGGTGGACGGCGCGCCGTCGATCTGGCGCCCGGTGCTGCGCCACGAGCCGGAACTGCTGGCGGAGCTGGACATCAAGGGCGTGCTGTACTCCGGCGAGGAGTTCCCGCTGCCCGAGCTGCGCCAGCTCCAGTCGCTGCTGCCGGGCGCGCGGATCGTCAACTGCTACGGCTCGACGGAGTCGATGGCGGCCTCGTTCACCGACGTGCCGCGGCCGTTGCCCGAGGACGCGGGCATGACGTCCATCGGCTTCGCCCACCCCGGCGCGGAGATGATCCTGATCGACGAGGACGGCAGGCCGGTCCGCGAGCCGGGCGGCGTGGGGGAGATCTACCTGCGCAGCTCCGCGCTGTTCCTCGGCTACTGGGGCGACCCGGAGGCCACGTCCCGCGCCTTGGTCCCGGACCCGCTCAACCCGCGCTCGGGCCAGCTCGCGTTCCGCACCGGCGACCTCGCCCGCCGCGGCGCGCACGGCGAGCTGTACTTCGGCGGCCGGATCGACTCGCAGGTCAAGATCCAGGGCAACCGGGTCGAGCTGGGCGAGGTCGAGCGCAAGCTGCTCGACCACCCCGGCGTGGCGGCGGCGGCCGTGCTGCTGCTCGACGGCCCCGGCGACGAGCCGGTGCTCAGCGCCTTCATCACCATGGACTCGGAGTCCCGCGCGTTCGACAAGGTGCAGCTGCGCGCGCACTGCGCGGAGGAGCTGCCGGAGTACATGATCCCCCAGGAGATCCACGTGCTGGAGCAGCTGCCGGTCACCACCAATGGCAAGGTCGACCGCAAGGGCCTCGCGGCGAGGTTCGCCGCCACCGAGGGGAGCACCGCGTGA